One genomic region from Haloprofundus salinisoli encodes:
- a CDS encoding manganese catalase family protein, translating to MFYHEPELQYEVEVEEPDPYFAKMLQQAIGGAEGEMRVALQYMFQAFAVPADKQEYRTLLMETAAEELGHIEMLATAVAKNLEGASEHMREEARENDAVIDAMMSGGQPRQALSAGLHAMPVDSNGVPFNGGYVVASGNLAADMYANVMAESTGRLLATRLYEMTDDPGMKDMLAYLIARDTMHQNQWHAALETMEDHVPVPASFPQEKENQDVNYDFMSTFREQREDPDQRWTKGQSPDGKGEFSFRPEQPGGGMPDLEEVIDEMYNSPSGE from the coding sequence GTGTTCTATCACGAACCCGAACTCCAGTACGAAGTCGAAGTCGAGGAGCCGGACCCCTACTTCGCAAAGATGCTCCAGCAGGCTATCGGCGGCGCAGAGGGTGAGATGCGCGTCGCGCTGCAGTACATGTTCCAGGCGTTCGCCGTCCCCGCAGACAAACAGGAGTACCGGACGCTGTTGATGGAGACGGCCGCCGAAGAGTTGGGTCACATCGAGATGCTCGCCACCGCCGTCGCGAAGAACCTCGAAGGCGCGTCTGAGCATATGCGCGAGGAGGCCCGCGAGAACGACGCCGTCATCGACGCGATGATGAGCGGCGGCCAGCCCCGGCAGGCGCTCTCGGCGGGGCTACACGCGATGCCGGTCGACAGCAACGGCGTCCCGTTCAACGGCGGCTACGTCGTCGCCTCCGGCAACCTCGCCGCCGACATGTACGCCAACGTGATGGCCGAGTCGACGGGTCGCCTGCTGGCGACGCGACTGTACGAGATGACCGACGACCCGGGGATGAAGGACATGCTCGCGTACCTCATCGCCCGCGACACGATGCACCAGAACCAGTGGCACGCGGCGCTCGAAACGATGGAGGACCACGTCCCCGTCCCGGCGAGCTTCCCGCAGGAGAAGGAGAACCAGGACGTCAACTACGACTTCATGTCCACGTTCCGCGAGCAGCGCGAGGACCCCGACCAGCGGTGGACGAAGGGGCAGTCGCCCGACGGGAAGGGCGAGTTCTCCTTCCGCCCGGAGCAACCCGGTGGCGGCATGCCCGACTTAGAGGAAGTCATCGACGAGATGTACAACAGTCCGAGCGGCGAGTAG
- a CDS encoding DUF7534 family protein, producing MGRRRFRAFLFTMLALDVAALVVVPFVVPPDPTARMMAFAAVLLTIPAIAFWLAYRGGFERLGVWSPESGTEESADDE from the coding sequence ATGGGTCGACGGCGCTTCCGGGCGTTTCTGTTCACGATGCTGGCGCTGGACGTAGCGGCGCTCGTCGTCGTCCCGTTCGTGGTTCCGCCGGATCCGACGGCTCGGATGATGGCGTTCGCCGCGGTGCTGTTGACGATTCCGGCGATAGCGTTCTGGTTGGCCTACCGCGGCGGGTTCGAACGCCTCGGCGTCTGGTCGCCCGAGTCGGGAACCGAGGAGTCGGCCGACGACGAGTGA
- a CDS encoding PINc/VapC family ATPase yields MNIVPDTSAVIDGRVSERVESGAYDGVTVLVPEAVVGELESQANAGYDSGWEGLEELQRLAEYADEDALDVEFVGRRPSSGEQDAAHEGDIDALIRDLADDHDATLLTSDVVQAEVGRAKGLEVEYVEPRIRGGESLAIEEFFDEETMSVHLKAGTKPKAKRGALSEMHYEIISDEVSDEMQMKEWADDIEQSARSSNQGFIELSEPGMKIVQFRNYRIAVARPPFSDGIEITAVRPIAKTSLEDYEFVDELKDRLLERQRGVLISGSPGAGKSTFAQAVAEFLNENDYAVKTMEKPRDLQVGPEITQYTALGGQMEKTADSLLLVRPDYTIYDEVRKTNDFAVFSDMRLAGVGMVGVVHATRAIDALQRLIGRVELGMIPQIVDTVVYIEAGEVHTVYDVTTEVKVPEGLTAEDLARPVIQVRNFETGRPEYEIYTFNRQVVTVPLGEDSGRGKSESGVSRIAKQEIEREIRSIARGHVDVELKGQDRAVVYVEENDISYVIGKGGGRITDIEERLGIDIDVRTHDENPKMGSAGSAGNASGGGGGRVGEPDGEIVTPEITSRHIVVRMDGHVGETVEVRAGGEYLFTATVGRGGDIQVSRGSAIADELEDAIDRKQRITVVPA; encoded by the coding sequence ATGAACATCGTCCCGGACACGAGCGCGGTCATCGACGGCCGCGTGTCCGAACGAGTAGAGAGTGGGGCGTACGACGGCGTCACCGTCCTCGTCCCGGAGGCAGTGGTCGGCGAACTGGAGTCGCAGGCCAACGCCGGTTACGACAGCGGCTGGGAGGGGCTCGAGGAGCTCCAGCGACTCGCGGAGTACGCCGACGAGGACGCGCTCGACGTGGAGTTCGTCGGTCGTCGCCCCTCGTCGGGCGAGCAGGACGCCGCCCACGAGGGCGACATCGACGCGCTCATCCGCGACCTCGCGGACGACCACGACGCGACGCTGTTGACGAGCGACGTGGTGCAGGCCGAGGTCGGTCGCGCGAAGGGGCTGGAAGTCGAGTACGTCGAACCGCGCATTCGCGGCGGCGAGAGCCTCGCCATCGAGGAGTTCTTCGACGAGGAGACGATGAGCGTCCACCTGAAGGCGGGGACGAAGCCGAAGGCGAAACGCGGCGCGCTCAGCGAGATGCACTACGAGATCATCTCCGACGAAGTCTCCGACGAGATGCAGATGAAGGAGTGGGCCGACGACATCGAACAGAGCGCACGCTCCAGCAACCAGGGGTTCATCGAACTGTCAGAGCCGGGGATGAAGATCGTCCAGTTCCGCAACTACCGCATCGCCGTCGCCCGGCCGCCGTTCTCGGACGGCATCGAGATTACGGCGGTCCGCCCCATCGCCAAGACGAGCCTCGAAGATTACGAGTTCGTCGACGAACTCAAAGACCGCCTGCTCGAACGCCAGCGCGGCGTGCTTATCTCCGGGTCCCCCGGTGCGGGGAAGTCGACGTTCGCGCAGGCCGTCGCGGAGTTCCTCAACGAGAACGACTACGCGGTCAAGACGATGGAGAAACCGCGCGACCTGCAGGTCGGACCCGAAATCACGCAGTATACGGCCCTCGGCGGGCAGATGGAGAAGACCGCCGACTCGCTACTGCTCGTCCGCCCCGACTACACCATCTACGACGAGGTCCGGAAGACGAATGACTTCGCGGTGTTCTCGGACATGCGACTGGCGGGCGTCGGCATGGTGGGCGTCGTCCACGCGACGCGCGCCATCGACGCGCTCCAGCGCCTCATCGGCCGGGTCGAACTCGGCATGATTCCGCAGATCGTCGACACCGTCGTCTACATCGAAGCCGGTGAAGTCCATACGGTGTACGACGTGACGACCGAAGTGAAAGTCCCCGAGGGCCTCACCGCCGAGGACCTCGCGCGCCCGGTCATCCAGGTGCGGAACTTCGAAACCGGTCGACCGGAGTACGAGATCTACACGTTCAACCGGCAGGTCGTCACCGTGCCGCTCGGCGAAGACAGTGGCCGCGGCAAGAGCGAGTCGGGGGTCAGCCGCATCGCCAAACAGGAGATAGAGCGCGAGATTCGCTCCATCGCTCGCGGTCACGTCGACGTCGAACTGAAGGGTCAGGACCGTGCGGTGGTGTACGTCGAGGAGAACGACATCTCCTACGTCATCGGGAAGGGCGGCGGCCGAATCACCGACATCGAGGAACGCCTCGGTATCGACATCGACGTCCGAACCCACGACGAGAACCCGAAGATGGGGTCGGCAGGGTCAGCGGGAAACGCTAGCGGCGGTGGGGGCGGCCGCGTCGGCGAGCCCGACGGGGAAATCGTGACCCCCGAAATCACCTCCCGACACATCGTCGTCCGGATGGACGGCCACGTCGGCGAGACGGTCGAAGTCCGCGCGGGCGGCGAGTACCTGTTCACCGCGACGGTCGGCCGCGGCGGCGACATTCAGGTGTCTCGGGGGAGCGCCATCGCCGACGAGCTGGAGGACGCCATCGACCGGAAACAGCGGATTACCGTGGTACCCGCGTAG
- a CDS encoding M20 family metallopeptidase, with protein sequence MNDADGATDVTTLTRELVSIPSHEDETAAGDAIEEWLREHTDGDVTRDGAGNVIARKGPSSGNGGDAPSLALIGHHDVVPPAPSQHEGEEYVVELRDGRLYGRGSADMKGAVAASMLAFRDADPACELVFASFVGEEIGGTGARAAIDEGFAPDYAIVAEGSTNYSKPGVTDVVVAHKGRRGSTIVARGSAVHASEPQSGVNAIYRASDAIDVVRELEFPEVDVFGENLHGTVAVTGIDGGTAWNVIPDECEITVDERTVPGVRAELERVEEIEGVEWTVDQDLPPMGCDDEAFADTVLQAAKDAQDGDPELVTKPHATDAGWLAQAGTTCVVCGASEPGEAHTKSESVGVDVLERCYRIYRNAAESV encoded by the coding sequence ATGAACGATGCTGACGGTGCGACGGACGTGACGACGCTGACGCGCGAACTCGTTTCGATACCCAGCCACGAGGACGAGACAGCCGCGGGCGACGCCATCGAGGAATGGCTCCGCGAGCACACCGACGGCGACGTGACTCGCGACGGCGCGGGCAACGTCATCGCCCGAAAGGGACCAAGTAGCGGAAACGGCGGCGACGCGCCGTCACTAGCGCTCATCGGCCACCACGACGTGGTGCCGCCCGCGCCCTCGCAACACGAAGGGGAGGAGTACGTCGTCGAACTGCGCGACGGCCGCCTCTACGGCCGCGGGTCGGCCGACATGAAGGGCGCTGTCGCGGCGTCGATGCTCGCGTTCCGCGACGCCGACCCGGCTTGCGAACTCGTCTTCGCCAGCTTCGTCGGTGAGGAGATCGGCGGGACGGGCGCGCGAGCGGCCATCGACGAGGGCTTCGCACCCGACTACGCCATCGTCGCCGAAGGGTCGACGAACTACTCGAAACCGGGCGTCACCGACGTGGTGGTCGCGCACAAGGGTCGCCGCGGCAGCACCATCGTCGCCCGCGGGTCGGCGGTGCACGCCAGCGAACCCCAATCGGGCGTGAACGCCATCTACCGCGCGTCGGACGCCATCGACGTCGTGCGTGAACTGGAGTTCCCCGAGGTCGACGTGTTCGGCGAGAACCTCCACGGGACCGTCGCCGTCACCGGAATCGACGGCGGGACGGCGTGGAACGTCATCCCCGACGAGTGCGAGATAACCGTCGACGAACGGACCGTGCCGGGCGTCCGCGCCGAACTGGAGCGCGTCGAGGAGATCGAGGGCGTCGAGTGGACCGTCGACCAGGATCTCCCGCCGATGGGCTGCGACGACGAGGCGTTCGCCGATACCGTGTTGCAGGCGGCCAAAGACGCGCAGGACGGCGATCCCGAGTTAGTGACGAAACCGCACGCGACTGACGCCGGGTGGTTGGCGCAGGCCGGAACGACGTGCGTCGTCTGCGGCGCGTCGGAACCCGGCGAGGCGCACACGAAGTCCGAGAGCGTCGGCGTGGACGTGCTGGAGCGGTGTTATCGCATCTACCGGAACGCGGCGGAGTCGGTGTAG
- a CDS encoding UPF0146 family protein, translated as MKPRREEALVGRLSGYDSLCEVGVGRRPEIAAALAEAGCAVTATDVHEFPVPQGVEFVRGDLVAASEAATPDEHYHVDALYALNLPPELHRPLRDVGRAVGADCLFTTLGFDEPTVPVRREQLDGETLYVVDADARTSGGPSPRRRG; from the coding sequence GTGAAACCTCGGAGAGAAGAGGCACTCGTCGGTCGCCTGTCGGGGTACGACTCGCTCTGTGAGGTCGGCGTCGGCCGCCGACCCGAGATCGCGGCGGCGCTCGCCGAGGCGGGGTGTGCCGTGACGGCGACGGACGTCCACGAGTTTCCGGTCCCGCAGGGTGTCGAGTTCGTCCGCGGCGACCTCGTCGCCGCCAGCGAGGCAGCGACGCCCGACGAGCACTACCACGTGGACGCGCTGTACGCGCTGAACCTCCCGCCGGAACTGCACCGCCCGCTTCGGGACGTGGGCCGGGCGGTCGGCGCGGACTGCCTCTTCACGACGCTCGGGTTCGACGAACCGACGGTCCCGGTTCGGCGCGAGCAACTCGACGGTGAGACGCTGTACGTCGTCGACGCCGACGCCCGCACGAGCGGTGGTCCGTCGCCGCGACGACGAGGATGA
- a CDS encoding DUF2243 domain-containing protein codes for MAESQESGRVDRRNRTEHPARADVEETTDRPLLRAGAVLGVGLGGLVDVLVFHLVLQTHHLISGWVPPTTPEALRLNLVADGLFSLLMVAIMAVGFWMLWKTVDRPDVPWSAGTYAGAVVVGMALFNIYDGTVDHYLLEMHHVTQGLQPDVFDLLWLVGSGVLLVAGLLVIRAERREDGTPPERL; via the coding sequence GTGGCCGAATCGCAGGAGTCCGGCCGCGTCGACCGACGGAACAGAACCGAGCACCCGGCCCGGGCCGACGTCGAGGAGACGACGGACCGTCCGCTGCTCCGCGCGGGAGCCGTTCTCGGTGTCGGTCTCGGCGGCCTCGTCGACGTGCTCGTCTTCCATCTCGTGTTGCAGACGCACCACCTCATCTCCGGATGGGTGCCGCCGACGACGCCGGAGGCGCTGCGGTTGAATCTCGTCGCCGACGGCCTGTTCTCGCTTCTGATGGTCGCCATCATGGCCGTCGGCTTCTGGATGCTGTGGAAGACGGTCGACAGACCCGACGTGCCGTGGTCCGCCGGGACGTACGCCGGCGCGGTCGTCGTCGGGATGGCGCTTTTCAACATCTACGACGGCACCGTCGACCACTACCTTCTGGAGATGCACCACGTGACGCAGGGGCTTCAGCCGGACGTGTTCGACCTGCTGTGGCTCGTCGGGAGCGGCGTGCTGCTGGTTGCGGGCTTGCTCGTCATCCGTGCCGAGCGCAGAGAGGACGGAACGCCGCCGGAAAGACTGTGA
- the npdG gene encoding NADPH-dependent F420 reductase has product MRIALLGGTGDIGGGLALRWAYDTPHELLIGSRDPEKARTKAEEYETELDSRGVDVKINGFTNEMAADRADVVVLAVPPYHVADTVDSVASKLDDADVLVSPATGMKRDDDGFHYHPPSAGSVTQLVADSAPEGVPVVGAFHNLAAGRLADLDADLDIDVLLVADDPDAKETVRMLAEGIDGLRALDAGGIANAAEVESLTPLLVNVAMNNDGMHGLGVRFE; this is encoded by the coding sequence ATGCGAATCGCGTTACTCGGCGGAACCGGCGACATCGGCGGGGGACTGGCGCTGCGGTGGGCGTACGACACTCCCCACGAGCTACTCATCGGTTCTCGGGACCCCGAGAAGGCGCGGACGAAGGCCGAGGAGTACGAGACGGAACTCGACAGCCGCGGCGTCGACGTGAAGATAAACGGGTTCACGAACGAGATGGCCGCCGACCGTGCGGACGTGGTCGTCCTCGCCGTGCCGCCGTACCACGTCGCCGATACGGTTGATTCCGTGGCGTCGAAACTCGACGACGCGGACGTGCTCGTCAGTCCGGCGACGGGAATGAAGCGCGACGACGACGGCTTCCACTACCACCCGCCGAGCGCCGGCAGCGTGACGCAGTTAGTCGCCGACAGCGCCCCCGAGGGTGTACCCGTGGTGGGGGCGTTCCACAATCTCGCCGCGGGACGACTCGCGGATCTGGACGCCGACCTCGACATCGACGTGTTGCTCGTCGCCGACGACCCCGACGCGAAGGAGACGGTGCGGATGCTCGCCGAGGGAATCGACGGCCTCCGAGCGCTCGACGCGGGCGGTATCGCCAACGCCGCGGAAGTCGAGAGCCTAACGCCGCTCCTGGTGAACGTGGCGATGAACAACGACGGGATGCACGGCCTGGGCGTTCGGTTCGAATAA
- a CDS encoding MarR family transcriptional regulator, whose protein sequence is MAGTEQESLDDLPPSAKLVFKVLEYNGPLTQKGIVQESMLSARTVRYALERLEGIGVVDEDVYFADARQNLYQLTEKPKAAVDCGSEACAAEQ, encoded by the coding sequence ATGGCTGGAACAGAACAGGAGAGTCTCGACGACCTCCCCCCAAGCGCGAAATTGGTTTTCAAAGTGCTCGAATACAACGGCCCTCTGACGCAGAAAGGCATCGTCCAGGAGTCGATGCTCTCGGCGCGGACCGTCCGCTACGCGCTCGAACGACTCGAAGGCATCGGCGTCGTCGACGAGGACGTCTACTTCGCCGACGCGCGCCAGAATCTCTACCAACTCACCGAGAAACCGAAAGCGGCTGTCGACTGTGGGTCGGAAGCCTGCGCCGCGGAACAGTAA
- a CDS encoding TIGR01548 family HAD-type hydrolase, with product MQTDAVVLDVDGVLVDVADSYRRAVVESVDRVYGRTVPVEALQAFKDAGGFNNDWELTYAVALYVLAQREGLKIPTEEFAAHVAERGGGLDAAQSVVADMPSISQARVRDKWDRDRLREVFQALYLGSDRYRDFEGGDPPFETEGFIHDEPVILTEETAANLTDRFDVGVLTGRPSAEADVALDRVGLDVSDEHRFTMDDWEEGKPHPSALMTLAERFEAETVTFVGDTLDDIRTATNAAEADPSRSYHGVGVLTGGLTGEEGRKKYEAAGAAAVADSVNDLPALLE from the coding sequence ATGCAGACCGACGCGGTCGTTCTCGACGTAGATGGAGTGCTCGTCGACGTCGCCGACTCCTACCGCCGCGCCGTCGTCGAGTCCGTCGATCGAGTGTACGGGCGGACGGTTCCGGTGGAAGCGCTTCAGGCGTTCAAAGACGCCGGCGGGTTCAACAACGACTGGGAGTTGACGTACGCCGTCGCGCTGTACGTGCTCGCGCAGCGAGAGGGACTGAAGATACCGACCGAAGAGTTCGCGGCGCACGTCGCCGAGCGAGGCGGCGGCCTGGACGCCGCGCAGTCGGTCGTCGCCGACATGCCCAGCATCTCGCAGGCGCGAGTCCGCGATAAGTGGGACAGAGACCGCCTCCGCGAGGTGTTTCAGGCGCTGTACCTCGGCAGCGACCGCTACCGCGACTTCGAAGGCGGCGACCCGCCGTTCGAGACTGAAGGGTTCATCCACGACGAACCGGTCATCCTCACCGAGGAGACGGCGGCGAACCTCACCGACCGCTTCGACGTCGGCGTGCTGACCGGCAGACCGAGCGCCGAGGCCGACGTCGCACTCGACAGGGTCGGTCTCGACGTGTCCGACGAGCACCGCTTCACGATGGACGACTGGGAGGAAGGGAAACCGCATCCGAGCGCGCTGATGACGCTCGCCGAACGCTTCGAGGCGGAGACGGTGACGTTCGTCGGCGACACGCTGGACGATATCCGGACGGCCACGAACGCCGCCGAAGCCGACCCGAGTCGGAGCTACCACGGCGTCGGAGTGCTGACCGGCGGACTCACCGGCGAGGAGGGCCGCAAAAAGTACGAGGCGGCCGGAGCGGCGGCCGTCGCCGACAGCGTGAACGACCTGCCCGCGCTCCTGGAGTGA
- a CDS encoding YbhB/YbcL family Raf kinase inhibitor-like protein, which translates to MSLRLTSSAFDDGEPIPERYGYERENVNPPLTVGGVPDGTKSLVLVVDDPDAEAVAGKVWDHWLVWNVDPDVSEISESWSPGQNGAIEGKNDYGELGYGGPNPSDRRHRYRVLLWALDRELALVAGATRRELGAAMDGHVLAETSLSGTYDPS; encoded by the coding sequence ATGTCGCTTCGACTCACGAGTTCGGCGTTCGACGACGGCGAGCCGATACCGGAACGCTACGGCTACGAACGGGAGAACGTCAACCCGCCGCTCACTGTCGGGGGAGTCCCGGACGGCACGAAGTCGCTGGTGCTCGTCGTCGACGACCCCGACGCGGAGGCCGTCGCCGGGAAGGTGTGGGATCACTGGCTGGTGTGGAACGTCGACCCGGACGTCTCGGAAATTTCCGAATCGTGGTCACCGGGGCAAAACGGCGCGATAGAAGGGAAAAACGACTACGGCGAACTGGGCTACGGTGGGCCGAACCCGTCGGACCGTCGCCACCGCTACCGGGTTCTGCTGTGGGCGCTCGACCGGGAACTCGCGCTCGTCGCGGGCGCGACCCGGCGAGAACTCGGTGCGGCGATGGACGGCCACGTGCTCGCGGAGACATCGCTGTCGGGGACGTACGACCCGAGTTGA
- a CDS encoding ribosome biogenesis/translation initiation ATPase RLI, which produces MADDSIAVVDLDRCQPDRCNYECANYCPPNRTGKECITTRGEDTEEGDPDQIRISEEICLGETCGICVEKCPFDAIEIINLPQELTEDPTHRYGENAFALYGLPVPEPGKVTGILGPNGIGKSTAVRILAEEITPNLGDYGAEPDWGTVLDRYRGTELQNYIERLMDGDITVARKPQYVDQIPKQFDGKTRDLLEHTDERGQLDYLVDELSIAPVMDQSIDSISGGELQRVALAATLARDADFYFLDEITPYLDIGQRVKAARLIQELAEDDADRSMLVVEHDLAILDLLTDTLHIAYGEPSAFGVVTAPKSVRNGINEYLKGYLSNENMRIRPSAITFEEHAPRETAKSTPLVEYPDLTKSYGEGEFSLDVDSGTIRHGEVLGVVGPNGIGKSTLAKMFAGQLEPDKGELDFRLDIAYKPQYIEIDQPMRVDVFLSSITDEFGSSYWNTEVAQPLQLNRIMEQNLTDLSGGERQRVAIAACLSKDADLYVLDEPSAHLDVEQRVQATTAIRRYAENHDATVLVIDHDIYMIDLLADRLMVFEGEPAQHGHASMPQEMRAGMNDFLSDLEITFRRDERTGRPRINKPGSQLDREQKKQGEYYYAP; this is translated from the coding sequence ATGGCCGACGACAGTATCGCCGTGGTCGACCTCGACCGCTGCCAACCCGACCGCTGCAACTACGAGTGTGCGAACTACTGCCCGCCGAACCGCACGGGCAAAGAGTGCATCACCACTCGCGGCGAGGACACGGAAGAGGGCGACCCCGACCAGATTCGTATCTCCGAGGAGATCTGCCTCGGCGAGACCTGCGGTATCTGCGTCGAGAAATGTCCGTTCGACGCGATCGAGATCATCAACCTGCCGCAGGAGCTCACCGAGGACCCGACCCACCGTTACGGCGAGAACGCGTTCGCGCTGTACGGCCTCCCGGTGCCGGAACCGGGAAAGGTGACGGGTATCCTCGGCCCCAACGGCATCGGGAAGTCGACGGCCGTGCGGATTCTCGCCGAGGAGATCACGCCGAACCTCGGCGACTACGGCGCGGAGCCCGACTGGGGGACGGTGCTCGACCGCTACCGCGGCACCGAGCTGCAGAACTACATCGAGCGCCTGATGGACGGCGACATCACCGTCGCTCGCAAGCCGCAGTACGTCGACCAGATTCCCAAGCAGTTCGACGGCAAGACCCGCGACCTGCTCGAACACACCGACGAGCGCGGCCAACTCGACTACCTCGTCGACGAGCTCTCCATCGCGCCGGTGATGGACCAGTCCATCGACTCCATCTCCGGCGGCGAGCTCCAGCGCGTCGCGCTGGCGGCGACGCTCGCCCGCGACGCCGACTTCTACTTCCTCGACGAGATCACGCCGTACCTCGACATCGGCCAGCGCGTGAAAGCCGCCCGTCTCATCCAGGAACTCGCCGAGGACGACGCCGACCGCTCGATGCTCGTCGTCGAACACGACCTGGCGATTCTCGACCTGCTCACCGACACGCTCCACATCGCCTACGGTGAGCCGAGCGCCTTCGGTGTCGTCACCGCACCGAAATCGGTGCGAAACGGCATCAACGAGTATCTCAAGGGCTACCTGTCGAACGAGAACATGCGCATCCGGCCGAGCGCCATCACGTTCGAGGAACACGCCCCGCGCGAGACGGCCAAAAGCACGCCGCTCGTCGAGTACCCCGACCTGACGAAATCCTACGGCGAGGGCGAGTTCTCGCTCGACGTCGACAGCGGGACCATCCGCCACGGCGAGGTGTTGGGCGTCGTCGGTCCCAACGGAATCGGGAAGTCGACGCTGGCGAAGATGTTCGCCGGCCAGCTCGAACCCGACAAAGGCGAACTCGACTTCCGGTTGGACATCGCCTACAAGCCGCAGTACATCGAAATCGACCAGCCGATGCGCGTCGACGTGTTCCTCTCCTCGATCACCGACGAGTTCGGCTCGTCGTACTGGAACACCGAGGTCGCGCAACCGCTCCAACTCAACCGTATCATGGAGCAGAACCTCACCGACCTCTCCGGCGGCGAGCGCCAGCGCGTCGCCATCGCGGCCTGTCTGTCGAAGGACGCCGACCTCTACGTGCTCGACGAACCGTCGGCGCACCTCGACGTCGAACAGCGCGTGCAGGCGACGACGGCCATCCGCCGCTACGCCGAGAACCACGACGCGACGGTGCTGGTCATCGACCACGACATCTACATGATCGACCTGCTGGCGGACCGTCTGATGGTGTTCGAGGGCGAACCCGCCCAGCACGGTCACGCCTCGATGCCGCAGGAGATGCGCGCCGGGATGAACGACTTCCTCTCGGACCTCGAAATCACGTTCCGCCGCGACGAGCGGACGGGACGGCCGCGCATCAACAAACCCGGCAGCCAGTTGGACCGCGAGCAGAAGAAGCAGGGCGAGTACTACTACGCGCCGTAA
- a CDS encoding archaemetzincin family Zn-dependent metalloprotease — MLVDIVPIGDVPAQVKREASAALRSVYSCDVTVHDEQGIPEGAYDRNRNQYRAEQFIELASRVGNGEKNIGVTPMDLYYRRRNYVFGLAYLNGNGSVISTYRLQTSSDGGISTKPASEVFADRVRKEVVHEIGHTFGLEHCDNSKCVMSFSPTVREVDVKEENLCGTCSRTFG; from the coding sequence ATGCTTGTCGACATCGTGCCCATCGGGGATGTGCCAGCGCAGGTCAAGCGCGAGGCCTCCGCCGCGTTGCGGTCGGTTTACAGTTGCGACGTGACGGTCCACGACGAGCAGGGCATCCCCGAGGGCGCGTACGACCGCAATCGAAACCAGTACCGGGCAGAGCAGTTTATCGAGCTGGCGAGCCGTGTGGGCAACGGCGAGAAGAACATCGGCGTCACTCCGATGGACCTCTATTACCGACGCCGAAACTACGTCTTCGGGCTGGCGTACCTCAACGGCAACGGCTCGGTCATCTCCACGTATCGGCTGCAGACCTCCTCGGACGGCGGCATCTCGACGAAACCGGCCTCCGAAGTGTTCGCCGACCGAGTCCGCAAGGAGGTCGTCCACGAGATCGGCCACACCTTCGGCCTCGAACACTGCGACAACTCGAAATGCGTGATGAGTTTCTCCCCGACGGTCCGAGAGGTCGACGTGAAAGAAGAGAACCTATGCGGGACGTGTAGCCGAACGTTCGGCTGA